From Pagrus major chromosome 18, Pma_NU_1.0, a single genomic window includes:
- the cd74a gene encoding CD74 molecule, major histocompatibility complex, class II invariant chain a: MAHSQDDAPLPRGSLTGSEEALILPGTPSGGSNSRAFKIAGLTTLACLLLASQVFTAYTVFGQKQQIHSLQKNSDRMSRQLTRSSQAAAPMRMHMPMNSLPLMMDYIPDEDSKASKTPMTKLQDTVVSVEKQVKDLIQDSQLPQFNETFLANLESLKQHMNETEWQSFETWMRYWLIFQMAQQQPPPPTSEPATLIKTKCQVEAAPGGPTKIGSYKPQCDEQGRYKPMQCWHATGYCWCVDESGAAIEGTTMRGRPDCNKGRRAAPGSMLFAPRLMQKTLSVDDK; encoded by the exons ATGGCCCACTCTCAAGATGATGCTCCCCTGCCCAGAGGGAGTCTGACAGGCAGTGAGGAAGCCCTTATTCTGCCTGGAACACCCAGCGG gggCTCAAACAGTCGTGCCTTCAAGATTGCAGGCCTGACAACACTGGCATGTCTGCTGCTGGCCAGCCAGGTCTTCACTGCCTACACGGTGTTCGGCCAGAAGCAACAGATCCATTCGCTGCAGAAGAACTCAGACAGAATGTCCAGGCAACTGACCCGCTCATCTCAGG cTGCGGCTCCAATGAGGATGCACATGCCCATGAACAGCCTGCCCCTGATGATGGACTACATCCCAGATGAGGACTCCAAGGCATCCAAGACACCCATGACT AAACTGCAGGACACCGTGGTCAGCGTGGAGAAACAGGTGAAGGATCTCATCCAG GACTCGCAGCTGCCGCAGTTCAATGAGACCTTCCTGGCCAACCTGGAGAGCCTGAAGCAACACATGAATGAGACCGAGTGGCAG AGCTTTGAGACCTGGATGCGTTACTGGCTGATCTTCCAGATggcccagcagcagcctccACCCCCAACATCAGAGCCAG CCACTTTGATCAAGACCAAATGCCAGGTCGAGGCTGCACCTGGAGGACCCACCAAGATCGGATCCTACAAGCCCCAGTGTGACGAGCAGGGCCGCTACAAGCCCATGCAGTGCTGGCACGCCACCGGCTACTGCTGGTGTGTGGACGAGAGTGGCGCAGCCATCGAGGGCACCACCATGCGCGGCCGCCCCGACTGTAACAAAGGCAGACGCGCAGCTCCTGGTAGCATGCTGTTTGCCCCCAGGCTGATGCAGAAGACCCTCAGCGTCGATGATA agtaA